The sequence CAATTCCATCTTTTGATTGATATTGTGGTGCACTTCAAGATCAAATAAATTTCTGCCCATTAAACAAAATATAGGCAATAAATAACAAATTCAACACTAAGATGTTCTACCAACATTCTATTCTCCAAGACGTTGAAATGGTGGAAGTTTTTAAATTCCTCAATCGTACCATATGAACTTTGACCTCTAAGATTGAAGTTGCAAAGTGAATTAATTAATTATTACTGTACTTCATAAAATCAGTTTTTTGAAATGTTTATTACTTTTCAAACAGCTAAAACAATTTTCTCTGTGTAGCACAAAGGAAAGATATGACTGATGATGCGTAGAATTATCATTGTTTGGTCATTATTCCAACCTTGGAATGCCCATTTTCTTACACCATGTGGATTTGTTACTAACTTGGATATAATGTAGCACATGTAAGTATCTAGCAACAATATATGTATTCAAAAGATTCGTCTGCATGGTCTGGAgtattatcatagaatccctagtgtggaaacaggccatttggcccaacacatctgcagcgacccttcaaagagtatcccacccggacccatttcccAACCCTATTACTCTAAATTTCCCCTGATGAatgctcctaacctacacatccctgaacactaagggcaatttagcatagccaattcacccaaactgcacatctttggattgtgggaagaaaccggagaacctggaggaaacctacgcagatacagggagaacgtgcaatatccacacagttgcctgaggctggaatcaaacccaggtctctggcgctgtgaggtatcAGTACTAACCACCGAGTCTGCGTACAAAAAATTTCCAGTATTCAGCTAATTGTTAAATTGGCATTATGTGGCCAATGGGGATTAATCTCTACTGTTCATTGCAGCTTTAAGCCTGCTGCACTTGTTCAATGCTTGGCTTGGAGAACTGGCTTCACGAAAATTGACAAGAAAACTTTCAACAGGGATTACTGGGTTCTGAACAGGAGTAGAAGCtaatctttttcccaggaagAGCATACTGTAAAGCTCTGTGAAAACAATAAATCATTTTACACTTTAGAAAAGGTCTCCTGCTTCATCTTGTGCATGCaatgatctgtgtgtgtgtcatttaGTGTCAGGGAATGCAAGTTCTACAAAACTGTTTTGTTGCTAAGCGTGAGCAGTGGTGCAATATCCACTCTAGGGCCCAGCAAATACGGATTATAAACCCAATTAGGCCTAAAATGAGTCATTGCTTCACCTACTCAGGATATGCAGCCGTCACATTTGTGgggcaggactgactgaccaGCTGGTCTTTTCCagcctgtcatttttaaaaatattttcccaATCCAACCATTACCCTTGGACATATTTCTTTAAAAACCCAACCACTATAATATCCAACTGGCAATACTTTTATTGATTATAAATCAAATAGGTAAATTAAGTTTCTGCTGCAGGCAGGTTTCAAGTTACTAAAAATAAACAATGAGGGCTAGATTTCAAATAAGTCGGCATCAAATTGTTTTAATATGTTCCAGAATGTTTATCCATGTATGATTAAATCCAtcaaggggtggcatggtggctcagtggttagcactgctgcctcacagcaccagggtctccggttcgattccagccttgggtgactgtctgtgtggagtttgcacattctccccgtgtctgtgtgggcttcctccgggtgctctggtttcctcccatagtccaaagatgtgcaggttaagtgaattggccatgttaaattgcccgtagtgttggtgcattagtcagaggatggattactctttggagggtcgttatggatttgctgggctgaagggcctgtttccacactgtagagaatctaatctaataaaaataGCTACTATCATGGAATGTGAGCTGAAACCTCAGTTCAAACCAGCAAAGCTGCAAGTGATGGCCCTTCGATACAGGGAAAAGGAGGAAAAACAGTCACAGATAATTGAGCTGAGGAGTATACTCAACTGAGACATGAATAATAAATATCCTGTACTGAGAGAGACAAATAATACTGGTCAGTAATGAGAAGTAGCAGTTGGTGTGCTACATTGGCCTCAGTGTCACTGAACAAAGTGTGgttagaaaagaaaaaaaacaatcaagttctctctctaccccactgcttATGAAGTTCAAGGTCAAATACCAACTTTATCTTATTCCCTTAAATATCGCACACATTGGGACAGGAGATCCAGCCTGCATCAGTACCTCCGGGAAGAAATTTTTTTATTCCCTGATAAACACTACAGAAAATGCAAATTCTGTAAATTATGACAGTGGAGTAGCAGGACAGAAACCAAACTGGGTGATGTCAGAAAATAATCTTTTCATACAGGATGATTGACAGGTGAAAAAGGCTGCGTAGAATCATTTCACTTTTATGTCCTGTCCTGAGACAGCTGAGTGAATGGGCAAGGCTGTAGTGACTGTAACAcgatcagccaggtggatctcacagAATATCAGGACCCTGATTggtccagattaacagccccagtctgggagctctgctggacagatatgatcaggggttctgctcactctcGGAGCCAGCTCTGatctagctgggtcagtgtcatatactatgcacgtgtaaataaagtgTGACTTGGCAATGGGATACTGGCCTTCGTGTATATATTTCGGTGGCAACGAGTGTTATTAATTATGTAGCAATGCAAAAACATCTTCTTGCCAAAGCCCAACTGGACTTTGAACAGGAGCCACAATTGGCTTTTTTATTAGAAAACGTGGCAAATACAGCTTGAGTTACAAGATATGCCGATGGAAGTGGACTGCCaatctgactgagcttggggaacaccacttgagtgaaggcaattgcatagcctcactctaGACATACCCTGAACACAGGAACTCCAGGTCAGCCCACAACAAAATCCCAAAACAAAGCCCAGCCTTggccaaatggttaaaattttctGGAGGAGCCGGGCTGGCAGGTCATTGTTGTTGCTGCCAGTATGTTGACATGAGACAGCAAAAGGATCAACTAGACTTGAACTGAGTAAGAGAATTCAGAAACCAGGATCTAGGAGAGTGCACACCCAGAGTGGAAAGTCCATCTATTGCTGGCTTGGAACAGTGAAATtccttagcaacatccaaatcaaaaCCAATCAAGACAAATGACTAATCAATGATCACCCAGTTCTAATATGCCATTTTCCAGTGCACGATGGAGAGCACTTTATAAGGGCGACCCAGGTTTCCATTTATCTGTATGCTAACAACCAAGACAACCAATAAAGAGCatttagagaacttggacatagtatTTAAACATTTCTGCCAGGGAGATGTAcaccttagaagggaaaaatgtgttccaggcaccgaAATGGCCTATTTGTTCTACAGAGTTGACAAAACAAGGTTACACCAGTTGGAAGATAAAACGAAGACAATCAAAGGTGCTCTGGCTCCCATGTCTGTACCAGAGTTTAGTTCCTTGCTTGGGTTGGTGCATTTTAAATGGAaaattcatacataacctggcctctATCCTGCTACGCTTACAACTTCTActgaaaaagggtcagccttggaatgGTCTCACAGCCATGCTGCTTTTAGGAAAGAGAAGCAGCAGCTATACTCATCTAAGATGTTGGCGCACTACGAGATGTGGTGCTAACATGCAATGCAGTGCTGACGCCAAGTGAAAATATGCCCAGATGGAGACAGAAGGCTTGGTGGTCATACTTGATGGGAGAAAGTTCCACCAACACTTTTCTAGATGTCAATTCATAATAGTAACAGACCACAAACCTCTGCTAGAGCTACTTAAAGAGGACAGGGTGGTGCTGCCCATTGCTTCAGATTGAATTCTGATTCTTATTGCATACAATTACAAGTCGGAACCCTGTCCGGGAGATCAAGGGGCAAATGCAGTTCCCTGGATCCGGCTCCCACCGACTCCTGCTGGTGCTGCCACTAGATAAATCCATTCTAGTATTAAACTTTCTGGACACACTTCCCATCACCACTGACAAGATCTGACTGTGGACACAAAGGTCAGCCAGGTGTTTttcatagaatatgaattccctaATTGAGggtgttaatctggtccagtcagggagtcctggctgacagaaacAGAATAGGAGAGTCCGAGAGCTGGAAAGGGCATAGaggcgggctgccttagagtgacGGAAGGTAGGAGGGACGggtgcactttttaaaaatgtaattggACTGGCTTGTATATATTTGTTATTGTTTTGTGGTGACTGATAGTGGGATTTGAAGTTTGTCATCAGttcctgaaaactggttgaacgatAGGGTTTGGGACCTGGTTTTGCTGCCCCTCTCCCTTGTAAATTGCTGTTTTTCTGTAAACAGctgttaattgttttgtaaactgtgcattgtttaataaaattacatttaaaaaaaaatgtaactagggaaaaaaaacacaggaGTTTCAGGGGTTTGCTCACTTCAGGAGCAAGCCCTGAGCTAGTTGTGTCAGTGTCATATACTAGGCATAATTGGTGAATATGAAAACGATCTAATGCTATTTAGTACAAATGGGGCTAGTGTCAAATTAATTATTCTAGGCTGAAGAGAAATGAGACAACTACTAAACAAATTGTGTTGGCAATTTGCTTGGTGACCAGATTCTAGTCTACGTGGAGTTAATTCAAAGGCCTTTTCTGCTGGACTCCTCACTATGTATTAGGAATATAGAGAACTGCATGGACAGGGAGCACTGGTGCTGAATGTTGAAATCATATGTCAATCATAACACAAGGACTGCATTTCACTGAACGTCACTGAAAACAGTTTTCAAACTTTACTGGAGGTAGAAATTGTGACAAATTGCCTGACTTCTTTCTAGAatcattttaaagaaaaaaatataacttttcatttggataattgcaAAGCTTTGATTTTTAAACCTTCCTACCCAATCAAAGTTTATCTCTTCTGTGAAGCAAAAGAAGTCTTCATGTATCTGGTGTGTTTTGAAATAAAATGTTCCTTTACATTAAAAGAATCTCTTGATCTAAACATCTATTATCCATATAGACAAATGCTCCATGGTCTCAAGAAATCAAGATATACAggaattcctgctcctatttcatcTATCCTTATTTTTCATCCATTTGGAAGTGGGTGTAATGCATAAAAACCAATGCTTTTTAAAATTCTCAACTTCCAAGCAAATTGCCAACAGTTTTTTTTAGTAGTTGTCTCATTTTTCTTCAACCTATAATGATTGACACTTACCCCATTTTACTAAATAGCATTAGATCACATTGATATTGTTTTATGTGCTAGACATTTTAGAAAAGCTGAAGTGAATCTCCCAGAGAGCAGAGAAATCTGATTCGAGATTTCTACTGTGGTGATCCTGGAGTTTAAACAATGGTTTGGAATTGGACTAATGGATTCGAGGAGTTCTCATCACTTACATAATGATAATTTGAATTGGCAAGAAGAATGTAGACTGTGGTTGTCAAAGGGCTTACATGATTATACTAtcttagaaaattaaaatctttGAGTTGACTCTACAATTGCGAAACTCTATTATACAGCTATAGTTAAGACTGCTTTCAATTTTGGAAGCCTTGCCCAGTCCAGCTATCTTCAGGAAACTTACTGCTTAAGAGTACAGAGATTAGTAAAGTGGGCAAGAAAGGTTTTAAAGAGTTGATCTACTTTGATGAAATCTGAAAGAGTTTTGCTAAAAGGTGTCATGAATAATGagaatataccggccactacagcggacagctggaactgacaaccggaagcggcagagacaggccactataaatgctggaggaaacagcacagaagcgcttcacaggaggctcccaagcactgaggatgtcacctagacgggggacgaaacgtttgcaagacaaattcccagctcggcgaacagaaccacaacaacgagcacccgagctacaaatcttctcccaaactttgagaaTTACCTAGTGTCTTGGTAGGTCTGCTGGACACCTTCAAAGAGACTATAATTCCTCAGATGCAGATCAAAGTGACCCCTGAACTTAAATGCGCCATTCTCCCGCTGAACATATAACAAAAGCTGATGTATAGGCGAGGATATGTTTTCAATAGATTCACTGACTGATTATTCGAATATCCCTGCAATTGTTTTAATACATTTTAAATTAAATATAGATCTGTGACTTTGTCTATTATTTACTATGCGATTTATTTTAACAAGATCAATGCCCCCAAAATGCATTTCCCTATGAAATTTTCCAAATGGGAACTAAAAGTGAAAATAAAGTGAATCCTTAGGTTTGAAGCTTCTTATTCCAGTGTTCAGTTGGTTAGCAATATTGAATGATCTGCATAACAACAGTGACTCATTTTTAAAGCAATCTATTGGCAAAATGTCCAAAGGGTGTGAGAGGCTATTTAAACACAGGTTCTTTCTCTCAAAGATAAAAAAGAACAAGGTCAAGATAATACTACtcacaaaattaaaaaaaaacttcaattgCCAAAACTAATTGTCCCAATTACTGGAAAATAATATCCACTTTTCTCAAATCAGCACAAAGCCTACATGCAACATTCACGCACTGCAGTGTCTTTCAATTCCCTTTGAAAAGCAAATATAACACTGGCAGGGTGAGGGTGAATGCAGCATATGTCAGTATAGTGTTATACACAGAATTTGCTCGGATATGTGATTCTAGCCTTTTCTCAGTCTCTGCTAAGCCATCAATCATATTCTCTGTAGCAAGAATCTGCCAATCCTGTGTCAATCCTGAAGATACAGTCTGTGATGCCTTAGCCTGTGTGACAGATTTTACTGTCTTAATGTCAGATGCCATCTTTCCAAGTGCCTGTTCCACACCAGTTAATTTCAATCCTAGTCCTTCTAATGCTGCACTGGTCTGTTTTGAGGAGCTTGCTTGTTTCTTCAAAGCATCCATGACATGATCTGGTTTCAGACCAGATTCTGCTTTTTTCAGTTTAGTGGTGGCCTCCTTACCTGCTTGCTGAAATGCACTTTCATCATGTACTAGCTCCTTCAGACTTGTTACAAGTGTACTGAGTTCTTGGCTTTGAATTTGGTGTACGGAGGCTTGCTCTTTAAGAGCTTCTTGCAAGTTAATTGGCCCTTTCTGTGCCTCAAGAAGTAATCCTTTCAGCTCCTGCAAGCGAACTCTGTTGATGTAGGTTGATCCCAGAACCCCGATCATTGCACCCAACACAGACCCAATCACAGACCAGTTTTTTGTTCTCTCTGCTCTAGTCCGCTCTTTCTCATGGCTTTCTCGCACTGCTGCAGAAAAGAGAGCGAATGTTTCACGCTCCAGCTCCTCTGCATTTTCATGAGCTGTTCGGTGCCGTCGCTCTTCCTGATCAGAAAAAGAAAATTACAAGGAGGCTTAATTTTACACTTTCCATTTAATAAATTAGGACAGGTATCATTACATGAGGGGACAAGTAATGCGGCTAAAACAAGGTTGGGCTCAGATTATTCAGATCAGATTACACAGCtccctcaattatccgaatatcagttattccaaatatcggattatctgaaggagatctcaaggtcctgatagaaacattacatgaATGAGCTGTTTCAACGGTgattgtgtcttttgtttacactGATTAAAAACGATctctgccgagaacagtcctggacatcgatgggaACCCAGGCACCGTCACCAAATGACAgatgtcccaccctctctccctctccccacactttccctggagttctacataggGGTGCATGCTAAACCCCCTTTCCCCAGGTATTCTCTCTAACATTgccctgtacagggcagaggtggaacttgtcaaaaagtTGGAATTaaaaggttgtgtgtgtggggctgtctgtgtaagtatgtgtgctatttggagacttagcccagaaaggcagcagcagtcttactgttggtgtccagtccggctcccctggagggggagggaggtggcaGAGGCGCATGGGGAAGTGAGGGGGTGGtgctggacagggttgggggggtgggcggagggggcagtgttggttgggtttgtgggggggtgggtgggctggggccagtgttggacaggtttgggggggACAATGCTGGTCAGATTTGGGGCGCGGGCGGGGGTCCATTGGACAGGGTTTTGGGGGCAGGCATGGAGCAGACGGAGTTGGGGGGGCGGGGCCTCGCGAGCAGTGTGCTGCAgactcctgaacagggagcagatttAACAGAAAACTCTTGACCCCCAGAgaaaaggcattgaatcaattaaccgaatatttaattatccgaacgaaatagtacCCACCAACCTCGTTCGAATAATCAAGGTTCACCTGTATTCAGAATTCTATCATATATTACTGTCATAGAACATTGATGGCAGGGTCCTTGTGCAAAGTGGTAATTACCCTAtctttgagccaggaggcccatGTTCAAGTCAACttcctccagaggtgtgtcataacatctctaacatttgattagaaaatatctagggCTCTTGTggttgcagtggtagtgtccctatgtcTGAGTCAGGAAGTTCAGGTATACATCCCAATTGCTCCAGGGATGTGCAATAGCAACTCTTAGCAAACTGACTTAAAAGAAAACCTAGAATGTTTGCAGCCCAGAAAGGTACCATCTGGCCCACTGCTTCTGTGCCGTCCAAGAAATGAACTGTTCAGCCTAATCCCACTTTCTAACCTTGGATTCGTAAACCTGTAGGATTCACCAGACCCCAATCACCCTCTCAGCAAAAAAGCTTTTTCTCGTCACCCCTCTAACTTTTCATCCACTCACTCTAAATCCATATCCCATAGTCACTGAGCACTCTGAAAAGGAAACAAGTTCTtcccatccactctatccaggtgcTTCACAATGTTGTACATCTCAACCAAACCATGCCTCAACCTCTTCTGCTCCAAAGAGACAATAACAGTCTATCCAAGTTTCCCTCATTGTTGCAATTTTCCAGTTCTAGCAACCTCCTCATAAATACCCTCTATATTCGCTCTGGCAATTGCATTCCTTCTGTACTGATGTAACAGGAACTACATGGTGAAAGCAGCAGTTGTACACAAAGACTAAAAAGTGGGATTAGGCTGCACAGTTACATTTCTTAGCAATTGGTCAAATGATCTTTCTGGTACTCACTTTATGGTCTAACTGATGGTTTATACCGGTGCAGCAAAAGAAACCTCTCTGTTCTGATAAAATCAATAAGATGGTTAATAAGGGCCTTCTTAGGCCTTCTGAAACCACTGTATCAACTTCTGTTACTTTCAAATTGCGACATTCTCTCCAGGATCCTTAACTTTCTCTATACTTCTCACTGTCATCCCATTAtttgtttcattaaaaaaaaacaagtcaaATGCTTTGTACTATTTTGATTTACAAACAGCCCGAATCTTAGCAGGAACACAATGAAAAAAATCGAGaagtaaaatgaaaaaaaaagttccTCACCTGTAGCAGCTTATGCTCCTGTGTGGCCAGTTCTAGATAGCGATTGTCCTCTCGTGAGACTCTGTCTAATCTGTCTCGAACTTCCTTCAGTTTCGACTGCTGATTTTCAAGGGTTTCCCGACTCTGTCGAACAACACCTCGAGCCACCATGAAAGCTTTCTCTGCCTGACAGAAGTAGCACACCCAGTCAATCAAAACAAGTTTGGTATAGTGAGCCTTTTTACACTGGAACTCTAGTTTACTTTGGACAGTTCCAGTGTCTTGTAGTGACTAAAAACGTTATTCAGATTTAATAGTGCTGGAAGAAGATAGCATTTACATGTCATTTTTAATGCAACAAAAGATCTCACAGGAGTATtaacaaacaaaatttgacacagtCACAGGTGGCCAAAAGTTTTGTCAAAGATGATAGAGATACTATTTATTAATAATGATTTGATGTAACACTTGCTTTCAGTGGTTTGACATCAAGCCACAATCAAAACATCCTCTTGGTTTATATAACCAAATCCCATTTTTATCTGCTAACAAACCACAATCTTTGTATTTCAATTCCAATGAAGGTTTAttcctgaagcattaactttgttgTTAATTTCCAGATGCTATTTGACCTGCTGACTGTGTCCACT comes from Chiloscyllium punctatum isolate Juve2018m chromosome 12, sChiPun1.3, whole genome shotgun sequence and encodes:
- the ccdc51 gene encoding mitochondrial potassium channel, yielding MKRQLLSVMCSRVSCFHVARSNNLRVRVYCSQPTQKPISKTPYETTTQLQWVELSKDLSKKAVEHIRITTNSMWEKYEEFVGLKEVQEAQFKVTEAEKAFMVARGVVRQSRETLENQQSKLKEVRDRLDRVSREDNRYLELATQEHKLLQEERRHRTAHENAEELERETFALFSAAVRESHEKERTRAERTKNWSVIGSVLGAMIGVLGSTYINRVRLQELKGLLLEAQKGPINLQEALKEQASVHQIQSQELSTLVTSLKELVHDESAFQQAGKEATTKLKKAESGLKPDHVMDALKKQASSSKQTSAALEGLGLKLTGVEQALGKMASDIKTVKSVTQAKASQTVSSGLTQDWQILATENMIDGLAETEKRLESHIRANSVYNTILTYAAFTLTLPVLYLLFKGN